TATTGGCGGTAATGTCTCACGCTCTGTGCTAAGAGATGTGACTCTAACCGAACAATAGACCGTGGATGGAGACAATAGCTGTATCCATGGAGACCAGGAGAGGGATCATCACGGTGTGACGCCCTTTCTTGAGAACAATTGGAGGATACAGTGATGGGGCAGATGGGATACCCTCATATTATACCTGAAGTAGACTTCATTAATGTTGAAGTAGCTTGTAATTAACACAGAGCTGGTCAGTGAGAGGAGTTCACTCTGCTGTTTCAAACTAGTCACTGTCacctttcacctcacacagtaTCTTCTCCCAGCGTCTCTCCCTCCTTACTCTTTGAAAACCTTCGATCAAGTGCGACTAATTGATGCTAATTTCCATTTAGATGGTGCCATTAACCCATCCTACTTAAACATATCTCCCCCCTACCCCTAGCAAGATTTACAGCagtacattcaaaacaaaaaaagtactaATCTAACTAAAGGTTATTAAGTTTAAAGTGACACTCTGACTGTTAAATGAGCCGTGTTCCAGAGAAAGCTGCTGTGTATTAAGAGTTTAATACAGTGTCTGGCTGGCTGCCATTTTGTCTGTGCTACAACAAAAAGCCTGGAGAGGtggttttttgtgtgtgttggaccgACCAAATGTCTGACACTGACATCAATAGAGCCACTTCACTATCAGAGCTAATAAACTGAAATCCCACCTCTTCACTTCAGTGCTCTGAACTCTAAATGTTAATCATGTTGTAATAAAATgtcttcctgcttcctctctctctctccctctcgctctctcgctctcaggactcagagtttgtgtgtctggagtTTGACGAAGCCAAAGTCAACCAGGTGCTGAAGAAGATGGCTGACATCCAGGAGAGCATCGACAGACTCGTGCACCGCTCCTGAAACTGTGAGGAGCGCGATCCTGACTGAGACACGACTGATGATGACGTCTGTTTCGTCTCGTTCAGCGGCGACACACAGAAATGGGACTTGTCCAGATGTGTATTTGCCGGGACGGATCCAACACTGTGTGAGACGTATGATCACCATGTATTTAGACATGTTCACTTAAGATTCTGAATGACTTTCTACCATAATTCAAAGTGCTGTTTTTACATCAGGGTCCTCCTCTGATTGGATAAAGGGAAGATgaggtcattttggaggatttCTGGATTATGCAGTGAagcaaaacataaacatctttaaaataaacactgcagtgtAATGTGAAGATGCTGACTGGGATGATGTAACTTTCAGTGTAAAGGTGTGTTGTGACTGAACGGAGAGCGAACGTTTGAGACGAAGCGGTTGCACATAAAGTCGATGCAAAGACAGTGGACGCAAAAACACGGTTGttgacaggagagaggaagccGCGACCGCACGCTGCTGCACggtgagaaaaaacatttcagtgttaaAAATGAGTTTCACGTTCAATCTGAACAACCTTAATGCTTTACGCTGACTTCACAACAGGCACATCTATACTGACGTGTGACAAACTGGcataacatgctaacatttgcataGAAtgtttgtgttagcatgctaacatgctaaattttatattcagctttttttttaacatgaatgTGAAGATGCTAactgtagctaatgttagcgttTAGCTGAAAGCATACTGATTCTGTGTTGAGCTATCACCCGCCTCGAATGCTAACTTATAGTAACTAATGCCAACATTAGTAAACGAACATGCTAAACTTTAGCACGTCACTCaaatattcagttcagttcaatacAACTTTATTCATTCCTGCTAGAACAACACACACCTACCCAGGATATTATCAAAATGTTAGCACAAGGTGAcaagcatttagctgaaagcaagCACAGCTGACAAAGTCCAGTTTCGACTGATAAAGGTTGGCCTGTTATTGACGTTATCAGGTCTTATCAGGCAGCTGAAAACAGTTTAGAGCGTCCTGTTCCTTTAAGACAGCGGTGTCATCATCCAGTCCTGAGCCCACCTGGTGTCAGGTACATGTCCAGATGACACGTGGCTCATTCATTCTTAAGAGGAACAAAATCCTGCAGGACATCATACCAGAGTTTGACGCTCCACACCGATCCAGTGGAACACATTACTGCctttaaattaatattaatgtcagtaaatgaataaacagtttttacagcgtagttttctgtctgtgttcagagaGGAGGCCACATGACTCAATATATCAGCTAGATATCTGACATGCAATAAAAGGCTGATAAcaacttaataaataaataaaagtcagtAGAGTTTGAACCGTATGAACCTGGTTCCACAGTATTTACAACCCAACATGCTCTGACACTGTTGTGGTCTGATGTGCTGTTTGTCAACAGATTTGTGACAATTAAGATTAAAAGCAACGTTGTGCAAAATCAGAAGTTTgccttcattttttattttttattgggGGTTCTTCAGTTCTCTGTTGTGTCTCTCAGATACTGACCTGTAGGCCTACTTTGGAGCACCACATGGTGCTCGGGCTATATGTTGAAACTTTATTAGTAGTAACAGTTGCGGCTGCTGCAGGCTCCCGCTCACCTGAGGGAGGAGTCACTGCGCGCGCACTACCCAGAAGAGACGCACGCTCGCACCGGAGACGTTTCTGCCTGTCAGTGCACGCGGGATGTGACTTCTGTGTTCACGTCGGAGGTTTGAGGACCGACCCGGAGTCCAGTTTCACGGAGTTCATGTTTTAATGAGGATCAGTGCGCCTGCTGGATGAGCGAGGCGCGTTAGTTCAGGTGCAGGAGCCCGCAGCCTGTCGGTCCGCGCCGGACCTCACTCTTCACAACCAGGACGTAAGAAGACCAtctcacaggtgtgtgtgtgtgtgtgtgtgtgtgtgtgtgttattaagAAGCTCCGGAGTTTAATCGCTGAACAGATGTGAAAGTATCAGCAGCAGTCtaactatcatcatcatcatcatcatcctatAAAACAGTGAAGAAAAGTGCTCTGACTTTATAGACCTCAGAGGAAATCACAGGAAAGATTGATCAATGATGTCagtgtaaataataaagtgTTAGTGGGAGTCAGAAGGGCCCCCTGATCTGACTTACagctgtaaccccccccccagtcaaACAGAGTGTCGGCCCCCTCCtgctccaacacaaacacatcttttatACTCATGTTGTAACCACATGAATAGAAGGTGTAGCAGCCTGCAGTGGCGTTTTATTATAACTgcactgaatgtaaaacatgttaattgtCATCCAGGTGAGATTAACTCTGAAGTGAAGATTaaagaatgatgatgatgatgatgatgactaaaAGATAGGAAAGTGCACCTCAAGTCTGGTCTGGTCGCACCGGAGTTATTGTGGTTTGTGCTAATTTAAAGGGTCCCCGTGTAAAAAGGTGTTGAGTATTTCAGGTGAAACGTGGTTCTCTTTGTCGTCCTGCATCGTGCAGCTGATTCAGGTTCTTCTCAGAGGAAAGAAGAACGGAAGCACTGTGCTGCACTTTTAACATATTCctatgtactttgtgttaaatAAAATCACCACACAGCAGAGCTGTATTacattagttattattattagtattacaGCACAGAAGAACTGCACACAACGCTCAGAGAGTGGGGAAGAAAGGCGGGTTAATAAGGACCCAGCAGATAAAGGATTTGTCGTGTACATCTGAACAGAAAGCAGGTTTACTGTTGGCTGCAAAACTGAGCCGACTCAAACTCTCTCTTGACCTCCAACAGCATGTGAAGGTTAAATCACTGAGCTTCGAACCATCAGCATCAGACCCCAACCTCCCCTCTGTTTCAGTATTATTTCAACAGGCCATCAGACCCCGAGACCAGATAGGAACGTCACCGAAAGTCTCTCTCACAAGCCTGATaaagttttcatgtttcagcGCAGTAGCTACACATATGGCTCCTTACTTTCAGTTATTAAAGATTAAGcagctcattttcattttttctgaaTTATCTGAAGCATTTTCTGAGCTGCCAGGAGGATCTTGTTCCCCATAGACTACAGGGTCGGTGTGTTCTTTCAGCAGGAAACGGAACAACCTTTGGAAGTGTTGCGACACACAGTCTGCACGGGAAACTAGCGCGAAtcagtttgctgtttttaaaaatgcagtaaaaCCAAACCATGACTCTCCCTTTACATTCTGCATTAGCAGTTAACAGCTCTGCAGATCAAGACGTGACGTGAAGACTTAGCTATTACTAAAGCTGTAAAATCACCATCACgttgcacacacagacaggcagtaCATGAGTACTGTTCACATTAGTGCGTCAGTCTGAGGGAATGTAGAATAAAGGTTCTGATCAGATCAGTTCATTCAGCTTCTTCCTGGTTGACGTGTCATTGTGTTAAACTCCAGATGGCTCCAGAAACAACAGCCTGGTTCCACTCGGAGACGTCCCTCTCCACCCTGCAGCTCACCCATGTCCCCGCCAGACCCAACTGACCGATCGTCTCCACACCAGAGGTAATAAAAACGACAAGGTGTGCGGATGTaagtgtgttttgtaaaaaatggaataagagaaaaacaagaaaaccctGAGGACTAAATATCAGAAACACTGCAAAACAGTTCAACATCTGTACAAACTGCAGGCTGCAAAATGACCATGAAGTGGAATCAATGCGTCTTTTGAACAGTTTCAACAACAAATTCATGATTTGTTGCAGCACTGGTGGATTAGACTGCATTCCTTTTAGCTAACTACTCTTGTAATGGTTCCCTCAGTGGCAGTttaacacttgtttttttttatttttgtgcccCAGTAAAACTAATCCAAGCTGTATTTAACAGCTAATAGCTACAAATAGGTATGTGACTTAATAGTGTTAAGGAACAACAGTGACATCAAGTGGTAGAACTGTAACAGTGTAAATCTTCTACGTGTATTTAagttaaactgaactgaaaaactttattttgttttgcgtTGCCGTACCGTCAACCTCACGATGGAAACACAAAGTTATTGTGGTGTTCGTGCTCTCTTGTGTGTGCAGTCAGTCCACAATGACAAAGACTGCTGCCAGTAAACTGGCGTCATGTGCACGGCTGAATTGGAAACGTGTGATTCTCGTCTGTCGTTGttgaagggagaggaggaggagaaaaaatggTCATGGGCCCATTCTTGCAGGATTAGAGATAAAAATCTGGCCTTGTATGCAGCCGGTCTGAACTCTGAAACCAAACGGGGGGGGGGAATCAAGCTTCCCATTGAATTGTACCAGATTCTTCCAGTCTTATTCTTGCTAAAGGCGTCAGGGTCGACCTCGCTGTCTCTATGTTTCCAAATGTCCCTTTATATCCTGGCTTTGTTGTAAGTCTGATGCTGCAGATCTGAGCCTGTTTCTTGTTGGCTTGTCGGTGATCTTCTTCATTTGTTGTGGTTTGTGCAGGTGCAGAGCGGAGGCAACATGCCTGTGGCCCGCAGAAAAGTCAGGATGTTCTGCATGATGATGACGCTCAACATCTTCGTCTGCGTCCTGATGGGCGTGTCGTGGAATCTCAGGCATGACAAAAGCGGCCGCCGGAAGGTTCAAATCCCATCCAAGAGGTTTTGGCACCAGCAGGTACTGAGCAAATCCTTCTGGAACAAGGAGCAGCAGCTCCTGGACTTCATTCACAACCCCATAGTCAACTCTGTGCTCTCCAGCCACTCCCACATTGAGCTGCCGGATTGGCTGAATGACACCGGGCCACTCAACCCCTGTGAACCAGACTACAGAGTCCCCACACAAATCTTGGACTACAACTCCCTGCCGCAGCGCTTCCAGGATTTTCTTTTGCACATGCGCTGCAGGACGTACCCGATGCTGATAAATCAGCTCCATATTTGTGATGAGAAACCGttcctgctgctggtggtcaaGTCACTCATTCCACATTTTGACCGGCGGCAGGCCATTCGTGAAACATGGGGGCGGGCGGGTGTCCTAGCCAATCGGACTGTGGCAACGGTGTTCCTGCTAGGCAACACCTTATCTGTGGACCACTTCCCAGACCTGCTGGGGATGCTGGGCCACGAGGCGGCGCTTCACAAAGACGTCCTCCAATGGGACTACAGGGACACCTTCTTCAACCTAACCCTGAAGGAGGTGCTCTTCCTGGAGTGGTTCAGCCAAAACTGTCCCCACGCCCAGTACATCCTCAAGGGTGACGATGATGTCTTCGTCAACACCTTACGAATTGTTGACTTCCTGGAGGGCCTGTCGGAGATCAAGGCCAAGGATTTGTTCATAGGTGATGTTATCAGTAACGCCACTCCACACCGAGACCAGAAGCTCAAGTACTTCATCccagagagtgtgtttgtgggtcAGTACCCGCCTTACGCAGGAGGCGGAGGATACCTGTACTCTGGGGAGTTAGCGCTACGCCTTTACAACGCATCTCAGCAGGTCGCCTTGTATCCCATTGACGATGTTTATACGGGGATGTGTCTGAAAAAGCTGGGCCTGGTTCCTGAGGTGCACAGCGGCTTCAGGACTTTTGACATTGAGGAGAAGTATCGGTACAACCCCTGCGCCCACAGGAGCTTGATGCTGGTTCACAGCCGGACGCCGCAGGAGATGCTGACGATCTGGCCGTGGATTGTCCATCCTGAGCTGGACTGCCAGTGAACACCGTCACTCATCTTTGCTCAGCGTTTGCTTGCACCGTTTGAGTTTGACCTTTTTAGTCATGTTAAGTCCTTAAGTCAACGCAACGCATTTTAAAGTCatcaaaataatttattaacaGTGTTTCCCGGTCGACTTCTGGCATGCATGCTAACGGTACTCAAACAACTGTTAGTGTTAGCATGAAAACTTGCTAGTTTTTGGCACGTTAGCAGGCTAATGTTGGTGTGTAATACCTTCTGTTCACGTCAAGCTGTTCATGGTAGCTTTTGAAAAAACACTTACAAACATGGTTGGTGGTGGATTAAAAATACAGGTGTATTGATAATATAGATCCATATCCATAAAATATGGGCTTAATAAGGACGGGCTGACATGAGgcatctctttgttttttcaggCGTTCATACTTACGACTTCAGTCTTGGGTTGAACTGTATTCACAAGTCAGAAACTGGCAATTATGGTAACTCCCATAGTGTGATATGCCATGTGACGTTACATACTAATGCTAACGCCAGTATGTTAACATGCCAGCGCTAATGTTTGTACGTGTACAGTTAACATGCGTGTAGGCTGAAGTTGTATTTCAGTTTTTGGGGTTCAGGGTCAACTTGTGGGTACAAACTCATACGGACTCTTTACATGATCTCATGTAAAGCTGGACTTTGACTTCTATGTTCACTTGTAGGAACTGGTTTTCATTAAGAACTAGTGCTTTAAGTTCTCCTGTTGTTGCTAGATGGTTAACTAATGTAAGTGAGGGTCACAACACTGTGATTTCACACCTTTAATCGTACAACTGTAGATCTAACATTTCCTCTCCAcaagctttcctttttttcatagTCAtgtcctctttcctcttttgttaATACTGTTTTGTTCATTACTAGTTTTTTTCccataaaattaaaaaatatctcTTGTGTTTGGACCTGTCATGAACTCGTGTGAAATATTTGACCTGCCGATGGTCAGAAGATCATTAAAGtcatgaggattcatcctctaCAGTAGGTACCATGACAATGCAATAGTACACCCACTGCCAGAGCCACAGCACTATATGTGGCAACAACCCCCCCCAAAGACgacacacatttccacagacttcttacattttacattcGCTCTGTTTTTaacatgttgctgctgtttgtgtgtatttagaTGAGCAATACAATGAGTTTGGCTCACATGCGAAGCAAATGCGTATTTGTCTCTTACTGTAAAGCACCTTTAGTTGCGCTTGTTGCATGAAACATCTTGTATTTCATATTGTTATAATAAACACTAGATTAGCAGTGCTGTAGACACAGATGTGTAACACAATACTTTTATCTTATTTATGGGCTCCTATACAACAATTGACTAGTTCTACTTTCTCTAAGGAAAGGAACgtaaatgatttttaaaaatgcattttcctcTGCTGACAATACATGTATAAGTTTTCACCTGAAGAGTAGAATGAAAAGACTGAGTGTAAAATACAACAGGGACCTCTGGTGGACAAATCTCGTACTAACATCCAGCAAAAGGAAACTCAATCAGCTAATTGATGGATTTCACCTGCTCagacaggaaaggaaaacagcagtttAACTGAAGCTGTGAGGGTCAACTGGACTtcattgttttcacacattttagaAGTTTAACTGACAAAGTTTTGGTTGTAAAATGCAGCGAAAGAACAGCTTTAGCTTTAAAAGTGTGCTGCTCATATTTCAGCTGATATTTGGTATATTTTGGAAAGGCTGTGATGCACAGGTAAGCTGCCGTCCTCCCTGTGAAACCAGCTTGTTTTGCGTTATTTCTTTTTGGTGCGACATAATTCAGCGTCCTGCTTTCTTGTGTTTGTAGGTGAACACAGAAGAAGCCAACATCCCTCCAGGTGAGACTCAGCTGGAAGTGTTTTTCTTGGTATTTTAATGAATGTGAGGCTTTGCTCT
The sequence above is a segment of the Enoplosus armatus isolate fEnoArm2 chromosome 2, fEnoArm2.hap1, whole genome shotgun sequence genome. Coding sequences within it:
- the b3gnt2a gene encoding N-acetyllactosaminide beta-1,3-N-acetylglucosaminyltransferase 2a produces the protein MPVARRKVRMFCMMMTLNIFVCVLMGVSWNLRHDKSGRRKVQIPSKRFWHQQVLSKSFWNKEQQLLDFIHNPIVNSVLSSHSHIELPDWLNDTGPLNPCEPDYRVPTQILDYNSLPQRFQDFLLHMRCRTYPMLINQLHICDEKPFLLLVVKSLIPHFDRRQAIRETWGRAGVLANRTVATVFLLGNTLSVDHFPDLLGMLGHEAALHKDVLQWDYRDTFFNLTLKEVLFLEWFSQNCPHAQYILKGDDDVFVNTLRIVDFLEGLSEIKAKDLFIGDVISNATPHRDQKLKYFIPESVFVGQYPPYAGGGGYLYSGELALRLYNASQQVALYPIDDVYTGMCLKKLGLVPEVHSGFRTFDIEEKYRYNPCAHRSLMLVHSRTPQEMLTIWPWIVHPELDCQ